A genome region from Bacillota bacterium includes the following:
- a CDS encoding oligoribonuclease — protein sequence MRGKSENKEQPASVYNKDELIAAAEIVFGVKPEVVAAAVKMAGKSEMTKDEAKTAIEKFMKKEVR from the coding sequence TTGAGAGGCAAATCGGAAAACAAGGAACAGCCTGCCAGCGTTTACAACAAGGATGAATTAATAGCGGCGGCAGAGATCGTATTCGGGGTTAAACCCGAGGTTGTGGCCGCAGCTGTAAAGATGGCAGGCAAGTCGGAAATGACAAAGGACGAGGCAAAAACTGCAATTGAAAAATTCATGAAAAAGGAGGTCAGGTAA